A window of Enterobacter ludwigii genomic DNA:
CTGATTGGTGGTGAGCGCAAAACCTTCGCCGCCTTTACGGTGTGGCGCTAGAGATTTCAGTTTTTCATTTCCCATGTCCGTTGATTTCACGCTTCCCGGTGCGGTAGGTTGTTCGCCTGGGGCAGAAGGGCCGGGAGAGGGGCGGTGAGAGCCGTCAGCAGGGGCGAGGGAGTCCATTCCCGGTTGAGACTCTTCAGTGCCATGAATCGGCGATTGATGTGTTTTATCTTTGTTCGACATTGCACGATGCTCCTTGATTCATTGCTAAAAAACCTTTTAAGGATAGGACAATGTCGCAAGATGGTTTGCTAACTAAGAGTTTTCACATGCCGTCATTAGCGAAAGAAGCCATCTCACCCACTCGGGGCGCGACGGAAGGTAGCAGGATCGGCTATCATAGAATTTTCCTGCTTCAAGAATTTGCTTTAGTGAACCAGTCGCTTATGAAACCTCTTCGCCAACAAAACCGCCAGGTTATTAGCTATGTGCCCCGCGTTGAACCCGCGCCGCCGGATCATGCCCTGAAAGTGGAGGGTTTTCGTGATGTCTGGCTGTTACGCGGTAAATATGTGGCGTTTGTGCTGATCGGTGAACATTTCCGTCGTTCCCCGACTTTTACAGTACCGGAATCCGCGCAACGGTGGGCGATGCAGATCCGCCAGGATGAAGAGGTTGAAGAGTAACAGCCATAAAAAAAACCGCCATCAGGCGGTTTTTTTTAATTGTCAGTGTTTAACGGTGCGCCAGTTCGACGTCGTCTTCACTTTCCAGAATCGCTTTGTCAGTCTGCTTCAGCCACTGGCTGGTCAGCGTACCGGCCGTCATTGAGCCGCTTACGTTCAGCGCGGTACGCCCCATGTCGATCAGCGGTTCAACGGAGATCAGCAGCGCAACCAGCGTCACCGGCAGACCCAGAGCAGGCAGCACGATCAGCGCGGCGAAGGTTGCGCCACCACCGACACCTGCAACGCCTGCGGAACTTATGGTCACAATCCCTACCAGTGTAGCAATCCAGACTGGGTCAAGCGGGTTGATACCCACGGTTGGAGCAACCATCACCGCCAGCATCGCCGGATAAAGACCTGCACAACCGTTCTGACCGATGGTGGCACCAAAAGAGGCAGAGAAGCTGGCGATAGACTCAGGCACGCCCAGACGGCGGGTCTGTGCTTCAACGTTCAGCGGAATAGACGCGGCGCTGGAACGGCTGGTGAAGGCGAAGGTTAGCACCGGC
This region includes:
- the cedA gene encoding cell division activator CedA, with protein sequence MNQSLMKPLRQQNRQVISYVPRVEPAPPDHALKVEGFRDVWLLRGKYVAFVLIGEHFRRSPTFTVPESAQRWAMQIRQDEEVEE